In Bacillus sp. S3, the sequence CTGTCTTCTTTAAATTTGGGTCCTTTAAGGTTTCGATAAGACGGTTAAAATCGGCTAATAATGTATTTAACACTTCCGCATGGTAGCCTGCATGTCTTCGAACCCCAGTGGCATCATGCATAACAATTAATGATACGATTACGCAAATGGCAAATTCATTTGATTGAAGTCCGGATGTTAACCCAATGGCCGTAGTCAACGAAATGATTGTTGCTGTATGAGAACTAGGCATACCACCTGTACTAAACATCAGACTCCATTTTAATTCTCCGGCGACAATAAAGTGGATAGGGATTTTTACGAATTGGGCAATCAACATTCCTAAAAGCGCAGCAAGAATGGGATAGGATAAAAACATCATGGTCCTCCTCATTAATGTATGTCCTTAGGATATGATAGAAAATCTAAAATAATGTGAATGTGTAGACCATGCTCGATCCATTACGGACGAAAATATTGTAAAACGGTTCCTTTCCCATCTGTAACCATAACCTCTGCATATGCACCATTAATAAAGGTAATTTGCGGTGGAACATGGCCGCAATCAATATCATAGATAATCGGTATATCGAGTTCATCGGCAAGGTCTTGATATACATCGTTAACTGTATAGTTTTCGACGGGAGTATTCGCTGGACTTCGGCCAAAC encodes:
- a CDS encoding divergent PAP2 family protein, which produces MFLSYPILAALLGMLIAQFVKIPIHFIVAGELKWSLMFSTGGMPSSHTATIISLTTAIGLTSGLQSNEFAICVIVSLIVMHDATGVRRHAGYHAEVLNTLLADFNRLIETLKDPNLKKTESREKLKELLGHQPAEVFFGVITGIIVGVLTYQVYPF